In the genome of Streptomyces globosus, one region contains:
- a CDS encoding DUF998 domain-containing protein, which produces MLEVVLSTGLNPIETYVSELAAQDQPLGGLFRATDFTAGVLAFTGGLLALLRLRSHPESRRFWSVTGWAGVTLFGAATAADAWLPLSCTPTADPVCAARETAGLVPATHQAHAVSSSLAMTGALVGIIALTVAARRYGILAPLAAHGPALVVLELIATVWTLAAIAMFTAGRGTWALGAGQRLQVLLVALWLGLLAWSVHKERRT; this is translated from the coding sequence GTGCTGGAGGTGGTGCTCTCCACCGGCCTCAACCCCATCGAGACGTACGTCAGCGAGCTCGCCGCCCAGGACCAGCCGCTCGGCGGCCTCTTCCGCGCCACCGACTTCACCGCGGGCGTCCTCGCCTTCACCGGCGGCCTGCTCGCCCTCCTCCGGCTGCGCAGCCACCCCGAGTCCCGCCGCTTCTGGTCCGTCACGGGCTGGGCCGGTGTCACCCTCTTCGGCGCGGCGACCGCCGCCGACGCCTGGCTGCCGCTGAGCTGCACGCCCACCGCCGACCCGGTGTGCGCCGCCCGCGAGACCGCCGGGCTCGTCCCCGCCACGCACCAGGCCCACGCCGTCAGCAGCAGCCTCGCCATGACCGGCGCCCTCGTCGGCATCATCGCCCTCACCGTCGCCGCCCGCCGCTACGGCATCCTCGCCCCCCTCGCCGCCCACGGCCCCGCCCTCGTCGTCCTGGAGCTGATCGCCACCGTCTGGACGCTGGCCGCCATAGCGATGTTCACCGCCGGCCGCGGCACCTGGGCCCTCGGCGCCGGGCAGCGCCTCCAGGTCCTCCTCGTCGCGCTGTGGCTCGGCCTGCTGGCCTGGTCGGTGCACAAGGAGCGGCGTACGTGA
- a CDS encoding DUF4352 domain-containing protein, whose protein sequence is MSTPPNPPGTPSEPEHEGTSVHRPEAEPTPAPAAKPSLRKAPEPGEEGPEAPAAPTAPAAPSLRKDAAPAPEPQSAAPAEAPAAEAAAPAAPSLRKEPAPGEAPAPAEAPAPAPEAAAPGEPSPAAQPPATPAAAVPAQTPQPATPAQAPAPAPAQAQAQAPAPEAYAAPGYAAPSFAAHGYAAPGTPGGAHLPPGPPGAPVPPGNPWAYHGAGGTGPWGAPVQEGNGLAVASLVLGACAIFFGPVPLLFWGGGILGLIAVGTGLGGIKRASAGAGRKAMAVAGTVLGLLGLLCSVGGYFLTERLVDSARHGIEREIDSWPEPDADGLEIDPEEFGSDDPWPARPGRPTPAPSRSDVPGMTSPLPFGETFAYPDGIKVSLSQPKPYKTKNRYSDVGNAVQMTLTITNGSAENHNVIYAVPNVRDDKGMTAKLVFDGDVPKLIRGDILPGQSASGVVVFEVPEGTTSLSADISPGTLMQSVKFSGKIG, encoded by the coding sequence ATGAGCACGCCTCCGAACCCGCCCGGCACCCCTTCGGAGCCGGAGCACGAGGGCACATCCGTTCACCGGCCGGAGGCGGAGCCCACGCCTGCACCCGCCGCGAAGCCGTCGCTCCGGAAGGCTCCGGAGCCCGGCGAAGAGGGCCCGGAGGCCCCCGCCGCCCCGACGGCACCCGCAGCGCCGTCCCTCCGCAAGGACGCCGCCCCGGCTCCGGAGCCGCAGTCGGCGGCCCCGGCCGAGGCGCCCGCAGCCGAGGCGGCGGCCCCTGCCGCGCCGTCCCTGCGGAAGGAGCCCGCCCCCGGCGAGGCGCCCGCACCCGCCGAGGCGCCCGCGCCCGCGCCGGAGGCAGCGGCGCCGGGCGAGCCATCTCCGGCGGCGCAGCCGCCCGCCACCCCCGCGGCGGCCGTCCCGGCCCAGACGCCCCAGCCCGCGACCCCGGCCCAGGCCCCGGCCCCGGCCCCGGCCCAGGCCCAGGCCCAGGCCCCGGCGCCGGAGGCCTACGCTGCCCCGGGCTACGCCGCCCCGTCCTTCGCCGCTCACGGCTACGCCGCCCCCGGCACCCCCGGCGGTGCGCACCTCCCGCCCGGCCCGCCCGGCGCCCCCGTCCCGCCCGGCAACCCGTGGGCGTACCACGGTGCCGGCGGCACCGGGCCCTGGGGTGCGCCCGTCCAGGAGGGCAACGGCCTCGCCGTGGCCTCCCTCGTCCTCGGCGCCTGCGCGATCTTCTTCGGCCCGGTCCCGCTCCTCTTCTGGGGCGGCGGCATCCTCGGCCTGATCGCCGTCGGCACGGGCCTCGGCGGCATCAAGCGCGCCTCGGCCGGGGCCGGCCGCAAGGCCATGGCCGTCGCCGGCACGGTCCTCGGCCTCCTCGGCCTCCTCTGCTCGGTCGGCGGCTACTTCCTGACCGAGCGGCTCGTCGACAGCGCCCGCCACGGCATCGAGCGGGAGATCGACTCCTGGCCGGAGCCGGACGCGGACGGCCTGGAGATCGACCCGGAGGAGTTCGGGTCCGACGACCCGTGGCCGGCGCGCCCCGGACGGCCGACCCCGGCGCCGTCCCGCAGCGACGTGCCCGGCATGACCTCCCCGCTGCCGTTCGGCGAGACGTTCGCCTACCCGGACGGGATCAAGGTGAGCCTGTCGCAGCCGAAGCCGTACAAGACGAAGAACCGCTACTCCGACGTCGGCAACGCGGTCCAGATGACGCTGACCATCACCAACGGGTCGGCCGAGAACCACAACGTCATCTACGCCGTCCCGAACGTCCGCGACGACAAGGGCATGACCGCCAAGCTCGTCTTCGACGGCGATGTCCCGAAGCTGATCAGGGGCGACATCCTGCCGGGCCAGTCGGCCAGCGGCGTGGTCGTCTTCGAGGTCCCCGAGGGCACCACCAGCCTGAGCGCCGACATCTCCCCCGGCACGCTCATGCAGAGCGTGAAGTTCAGCGGGAAGATCGGCTGA
- a CDS encoding NAD+ synthase produces the protein MPQLRLALLQIDSHVGDIAANADSVVHWSRHSAEQGAHLAAFPEMMLTGYPVEDLALRGSFVEASRSALAALAVRLADEGLGELPVVVGYLDRSERATPRLGLPAGSPENAAAVLHRGEVVLRFAKHHLPNYGVFDEFRYFVPGGTQPVIRVRGVDVALAICEDLWQEGGRVPATRSAGAGLLISVNASPYERNKDDVRLELVRKRAQEAGCTLAYLAMIGGQDDLVFDGDSIVVGADGEVLARAPQFSEGCVLVDLDLPAARPDAPEGVVDDGLRIDRVVLSEEPVEPYEPVAAGGGGERLDDDEEVYDALVVGLRAYVRKNGFRSVLIGLSGGIDSALVAAIACDAVGAQNVYGVSMPSKYSSEHSRTDAAELARRTGLNFRTVSIEPMFDAYMGSVGLTGLAEENLQSRLRGTLLMALSNQEGHIVLAPGNKSELAVGYSTLYGDSVGAYGPIKDVYKSDVFRLARYRNRAAEERGETPPIPENSIAKPPSAELRPGQVDTDSLPDYPVLDAILALYVDRDQGLEAIVAAGFDRGLVARTLRMVDAAEYKRRQYPPGTKISAKGFGKDRRLPVTNGWREQA, from the coding sequence GTGCCCCAACTTCGCCTCGCTCTCCTCCAGATCGACTCGCACGTGGGCGACATCGCCGCCAACGCCGACTCGGTCGTGCACTGGTCCCGGCACTCCGCCGAGCAGGGCGCCCACCTCGCGGCGTTCCCCGAGATGATGCTGACCGGCTACCCCGTGGAGGACCTCGCACTGCGCGGCTCCTTCGTGGAGGCCTCCCGCTCCGCCCTGGCCGCACTGGCCGTCCGGCTGGCCGACGAGGGCCTCGGCGAGCTGCCGGTCGTCGTCGGCTACCTCGACCGCAGCGAGCGGGCCACCCCCCGCCTGGGCCTGCCCGCGGGCTCCCCGGAGAACGCGGCCGCCGTCCTCCACCGCGGGGAGGTGGTACTCCGCTTCGCCAAGCACCACCTCCCGAACTACGGCGTCTTCGACGAGTTCCGCTACTTCGTGCCCGGCGGCACCCAGCCGGTGATCCGGGTCCGCGGCGTCGACGTCGCCCTCGCGATCTGCGAGGACCTCTGGCAGGAGGGCGGCCGCGTCCCCGCCACCCGCTCCGCCGGGGCCGGGCTGCTGATCTCGGTCAACGCCTCCCCGTACGAGCGGAACAAGGACGACGTCCGCCTCGAACTGGTCCGCAAGCGGGCCCAGGAGGCCGGCTGCACCCTCGCCTACCTCGCGATGATCGGCGGCCAGGACGACCTCGTCTTCGACGGCGACTCGATCGTGGTCGGCGCGGACGGAGAGGTCCTCGCCCGCGCCCCGCAGTTCTCCGAGGGCTGCGTCCTGGTCGACCTCGACCTGCCGGCGGCCCGGCCGGACGCCCCCGAGGGCGTCGTCGACGACGGGCTGCGCATCGACCGCGTCGTCCTCTCCGAGGAGCCCGTCGAGCCGTACGAGCCGGTCGCGGCCGGCGGCGGCGGCGAGCGGCTCGACGACGACGAGGAGGTGTACGACGCGCTGGTCGTGGGCCTGCGCGCATACGTCCGGAAGAACGGCTTCCGATCGGTCCTGATCGGGCTGTCCGGCGGCATCGACTCCGCACTCGTCGCCGCCATCGCCTGCGACGCCGTCGGCGCGCAGAACGTGTACGGCGTCTCCATGCCGTCGAAGTACTCCTCGGAGCACTCCCGGACGGACGCCGCCGAGCTGGCCCGGCGCACCGGCCTCAACTTCCGGACCGTCTCCATCGAGCCGATGTTCGACGCCTACATGGGGTCCGTCGGCCTGACCGGCCTCGCCGAGGAGAACCTCCAGTCCCGGCTGCGCGGCACCCTGCTGATGGCGCTCTCCAACCAGGAGGGCCACATCGTCCTCGCCCCGGGCAACAAGTCGGAGCTGGCCGTCGGCTACTCCACCCTGTACGGCGACTCCGTCGGCGCGTACGGCCCGATCAAGGACGTCTACAAGTCGGACGTGTTCCGCCTCGCCCGGTACCGCAACCGGGCCGCCGAGGAGCGCGGGGAGACCCCGCCGATCCCGGAGAACTCCATCGCCAAACCGCCGAGCGCCGAGCTGCGGCCCGGCCAGGTGGACACCGACTCGCTGCCGGACTACCCGGTGCTGGACGCGATCCTCGCCCTGTACGTGGACCGCGACCAGGGGCTGGAGGCGATCGTCGCCGCAGGCTTCGACCGCGGGCTGGTGGCGAGGACGCTGCGGATGGTGGACGCGGCGGAGTACAAGCGGCGCCAGTACCCGCCCGGTACGAAGATCTCCGCGAAGGGCTTCGGCAAGGACCGCCGCCTGCCCGTCACCAACGGCTGGCGCGAGCAGGCCTGA
- a CDS encoding endonuclease/exonuclease/phosphatase family protein has protein sequence MAQAYMAETGNGGSEREPSGSGLRRRLAELRRDRGIWRRGIATAVLAVVLALVMIFHAQLPNDVGNLGSLTETFLPWLGLLVPVLAACAAFRRSATALIACLLPAVVWLNLFGGLVFGKSGSGGDLVVATHNVDAANPDPRATAESVARSGADVLALTELKGSAVPSYEKALAGTYKYHAVEGTVGVWSRYPLTASGPVDIRMGWTRAMRTTVESPRGRIAVYVAHLPSVRVKLNAGFTANQRDNSAGALGAALAAEPLGKVVLLGDLNGTMNDRSLREVTSQMRSTQGAAGEGFGFSWPAAFPMARIDQIMVRGMKPEASWTLPRTASDHLPVAARVTVGT, from the coding sequence ATGGCACAGGCGTACATGGCGGAGACCGGGAACGGCGGCTCGGAGCGCGAGCCCTCCGGATCCGGCCTCCGGCGCCGCCTGGCCGAACTGCGCCGCGACAGAGGGATCTGGCGGCGCGGGATCGCCACCGCCGTCCTGGCGGTCGTGCTCGCCCTGGTCATGATCTTCCATGCGCAGCTGCCGAACGACGTCGGCAACCTGGGCAGCCTCACCGAGACGTTCCTGCCCTGGCTGGGGCTGCTCGTCCCCGTCCTCGCTGCGTGCGCCGCATTCCGCCGCTCGGCGACGGCGCTGATCGCCTGCCTGCTGCCGGCGGTGGTGTGGCTGAACCTCTTCGGCGGCCTGGTCTTCGGCAAGTCCGGCTCCGGCGGCGACCTCGTCGTCGCCACCCACAACGTCGACGCGGCCAACCCCGACCCGCGGGCCACGGCCGAGTCGGTGGCCCGCTCCGGGGCCGACGTGCTGGCCCTGACCGAGCTCAAGGGCAGCGCCGTCCCCTCGTACGAGAAGGCCCTGGCGGGCACGTACAAGTACCACGCGGTGGAGGGCACGGTCGGCGTGTGGAGCAGGTACCCGCTGACGGCCAGCGGGCCGGTCGACATCCGGATGGGCTGGACGCGGGCCATGCGCACCACCGTGGAGAGCCCGCGCGGCCGGATCGCCGTCTACGTGGCGCACCTGCCGTCCGTCCGGGTGAAGCTGAACGCCGGCTTCACGGCGAACCAGCGCGACAACAGCGCCGGCGCGCTCGGCGCGGCGCTCGCCGCCGAGCCGCTGGGCAAGGTCGTCCTGCTCGGCGACCTCAACGGCACCATGAACGACCGCTCGCTGCGCGAGGTCACCTCGCAGATGCGCTCCACGCAGGGCGCCGCCGGCGAGGGCTTCGGGTTCAGCTGGCCGGCGGCGTTCCCGATGGCGCGGATCGACCAGATCATGGTCCGCGGGATGAAGCCGGAGGCCTCCTGGACGCTGCCGCGCACCGCGAGCGACCACCTTCCGGTGGCCGCCCGGGTGACGGTCGGCACGTAG
- the panB gene encoding 3-methyl-2-oxobutanoate hydroxymethyltransferase, which translates to MTHAVSPAREAASPTLYGGTGTRRITVRDLTLAKERGEKWPMLTAYDAMTASVFDEAGIPVILVGDSMGNCHLGYENTVPVTMDEMTLLSAAVVRGTSRALVVGDLPFGSYQEGAVQALRSATRLVKEAGVGAVKLEGGERSLHQTELIVQSGIPVMSHLGLTPQSVNAMGYRVQGRGDEAAHQLLRDAKAAQDAGAFAVVLELVPAELAAEVTRSLQIPTVGIGAGADCDAQVLVWTDMMGLTGGKMPKFVKQYADLRATMTGAAKAFAEDVVGGAFPQEQHSFH; encoded by the coding sequence ATGACGCATGCCGTTTCGCCTGCCCGCGAAGCAGCCTCCCCCACCCTGTACGGGGGCACCGGCACCCGCCGGATCACCGTCCGCGACCTCACGCTCGCCAAGGAGCGCGGCGAGAAGTGGCCGATGCTCACCGCGTACGACGCGATGACCGCCTCCGTGTTCGACGAGGCCGGCATCCCGGTCATCCTCGTCGGCGACTCCATGGGCAACTGCCACCTCGGCTACGAGAACACCGTCCCCGTCACGATGGACGAGATGACCCTGCTGTCCGCAGCCGTCGTGCGCGGCACCAGCCGGGCCCTCGTCGTCGGCGACCTGCCGTTCGGCTCGTACCAGGAGGGCGCGGTGCAGGCGCTGCGCAGCGCCACCCGGCTCGTGAAGGAGGCGGGCGTCGGCGCGGTGAAGCTGGAGGGCGGCGAGCGCTCGCTGCACCAGACGGAGCTGATCGTGCAGTCCGGCATCCCGGTCATGTCCCACCTGGGCCTGACCCCGCAATCCGTCAACGCGATGGGCTACCGGGTGCAGGGCCGCGGCGACGAGGCCGCGCACCAGCTGCTCCGCGACGCCAAGGCCGCGCAGGACGCGGGCGCGTTCGCGGTGGTGCTGGAGCTGGTGCCCGCCGAGCTGGCCGCCGAGGTCACCCGCTCGCTGCAGATCCCGACGGTCGGCATCGGCGCGGGCGCGGACTGCGACGCGCAGGTGCTGGTCTGGACGGACATGATGGGCCTGACCGGCGGGAAGATGCCGAAGTTCGTCAAGCAGTACGCCGACCTGCGCGCCACGATGACGGGCGCGGCGAAGGCGTTCGCCGAGGACGTCGTCGGCGGGGCGTTCCCGCAGGAGCAGCACAGCTTCCACTGA
- a CDS encoding ATP-binding cassette domain-containing protein, which produces MTRTDNNPQYGPNAVEVRGLVKHFGETKALDGVDLDVREGTVLGVLGPNGAGKTTLVRCLSTLLVPDAGTARVAGYDVVRQPRQLRRTIGLTGQYASVDEKLSGWENLYMIGRLLDLSRKDSRARADELLERFSLTEAARKPAMTYSGGMRRRLDLAASMIGRPAVLYLDEPTTGLDPRTRNEVWDEVQRMVAEGATVLLTTQYMEEAEHLAHELTVIDRGQVVAGGRIDELKARVGGRTLRIRPASASDLPGMARALAEAGLDGIAGAQAVPDEGVLLVPILSDEQLTAVVGLLAARGHAIADLGTYLPSLDEVFLAITGHRTADAQDAPPAEGQQTGRAGRTDRTDKNTEVAA; this is translated from the coding sequence ATGACGCGAACCGACAACAACCCCCAGTACGGCCCGAACGCCGTCGAGGTCCGGGGACTGGTCAAGCACTTCGGTGAGACCAAGGCCCTGGACGGAGTCGACCTGGACGTCCGCGAGGGCACCGTCCTCGGTGTCCTCGGCCCCAACGGCGCGGGCAAGACCACCCTGGTCCGCTGCCTGTCCACGCTGCTCGTCCCGGACGCCGGCACCGCCCGCGTCGCCGGGTACGACGTCGTCCGCCAGCCGCGGCAGCTGCGCCGCACCATCGGCCTGACCGGCCAGTACGCCTCGGTCGACGAGAAGCTCTCCGGCTGGGAGAACCTGTACATGATCGGCCGGCTGCTGGACCTGTCCCGCAAGGACTCCCGCGCCCGCGCCGACGAGCTGCTGGAGCGGTTCTCCCTCACGGAGGCCGCGCGCAAGCCCGCCATGACGTACTCGGGCGGCATGCGCCGCCGCCTCGACCTGGCCGCCTCCATGATCGGCCGGCCGGCCGTGCTGTACCTGGACGAGCCCACCACCGGCCTCGACCCGCGCACCCGCAACGAGGTGTGGGACGAGGTGCAGCGGATGGTAGCCGAGGGCGCCACCGTCCTGCTCACCACCCAGTACATGGAGGAGGCCGAGCACCTCGCGCACGAGCTGACCGTCATCGACCGCGGGCAGGTCGTCGCGGGCGGCAGGATCGACGAGCTGAAGGCGCGTGTCGGCGGCCGCACCCTGCGGATCCGGCCCGCCTCGGCCTCCGACCTGCCGGGCATGGCGCGCGCCCTCGCCGAGGCCGGCCTGGACGGCATCGCCGGGGCGCAGGCCGTGCCGGACGAGGGCGTCCTGCTCGTCCCGATCCTCAGCGACGAGCAGCTGACGGCGGTGGTCGGCCTGCTGGCCGCCCGCGGCCATGCGATCGCCGACCTCGGCACCTACCTGCCGAGCCTGGACGAGGTGTTCCTCGCCATCACCGGCCACCGGACCGCCGACGCGCAGGACGCGCCGCCGGCCGAGGGGCAGCAGACCGGCCGCGCGGGCCGGACCGACCGGACCGACAAGAACACGGAGGTCGCGGCATGA
- a CDS encoding ABC transporter permease, whose amino-acid sequence MSTATTSKPAATAAAAAPAGTGPLPGEGRIGLRANLRHISALARRNVMQLKADPQSMFDVVFMPIVFTLLFVFVFGGAISGRGNQDAYVNYVVPGLMAMMGLNVAMGVGIGVNDDFKKGVMDRFRSMPIARSSVLLAKIVVELGRTLIAITILLGVGFLLGLSIKTSFTDLLLAIGLSAVFGASLMWIFILLGLTLQNAQAVQGVAMMVLMPLQFGSSIFAPPSTMPGWLQSFTDYNPLSQLADAARALINGGPVAHAVWVTLAWSLAITAVTMPLAVRKFRQKT is encoded by the coding sequence ATGAGCACCGCCACCACGAGCAAGCCCGCCGCCACCGCCGCGGCCGCCGCACCGGCCGGGACGGGCCCGCTGCCCGGGGAGGGCCGCATCGGCCTGCGGGCCAACCTGCGGCACATCTCCGCCCTGGCCCGCCGCAACGTCATGCAGCTCAAGGCCGACCCCCAGTCGATGTTCGACGTCGTGTTCATGCCGATCGTGTTCACGCTGCTGTTCGTGTTCGTCTTCGGCGGCGCGATCTCCGGCAGGGGCAACCAGGACGCGTACGTCAACTACGTCGTCCCCGGCCTGATGGCCATGATGGGCCTGAACGTCGCCATGGGCGTCGGCATCGGGGTGAACGACGACTTCAAGAAGGGCGTCATGGACCGCTTCCGGTCCATGCCGATCGCCCGGTCGTCCGTCCTCCTCGCGAAGATCGTCGTCGAGCTGGGGCGGACGCTGATCGCCATCACGATCCTGCTCGGGGTCGGCTTCCTGCTGGGCCTTTCCATCAAGACGTCGTTCACCGACCTGCTGCTGGCCATCGGGCTGTCCGCCGTCTTCGGCGCCTCCCTGATGTGGATCTTCATCCTGCTGGGCCTGACCCTGCAGAACGCCCAGGCCGTGCAGGGCGTGGCGATGATGGTCCTGATGCCCCTCCAGTTCGGCAGCTCGATCTTCGCCCCGCCGTCGACGATGCCGGGCTGGCTGCAGTCCTTCACGGACTACAACCCGCTGTCCCAGCTCGCCGACGCGGCCCGCGCGCTGATCAACGGCGGCCCCGTCGCCCACGCCGTGTGGGTGACCCTGGCCTGGTCGCTGGCCATCACGGCCGTCACCATGCCGCTCGCGGTGCGCAAGTTCCGCCAGAAGACCTGA